The following are from one region of the Chloracidobacterium sp. genome:
- a CDS encoding FHA domain-containing protein yields MNIILAEESAGQQNAERSFGQDVILVGRDAFECDIAFDNAQYPMVSRKHAELRWAGGQWAIIDLNSSYGTFVNGVRISGSAILEVGSSIQFGQDGPILRVVWFELSQSNADVEIAAASPKVIHDPSPPAEARPAVYRLEFVDESQRPPLSVSDGSLWLGRDPSCNVVFDASSATVSRKHAEIIAGHDQLSVVDNNSFNGTLVNGHRISARTTLSDGDTIQLGMGGPRLCVVSAARPTPEVAARVQHAIAPPTQLNAPTDPISSKTMVVSLQSVAGSARGKEFNEPQLLMTASFPQTGTLIIGRDESNDIRLDGLQISKRHAKLIRTSAGIGVEDLGSTNGVFINGSRVTRGEVSFSDSIQIGSFVIRVDQGHQVLVYDTRSKTRIDVIGVMTEVKDRSRGGKVRLLDEVSLSIKPNEFIGLIGPSGAGKSTLIEALNGVRPATSGSVLINKLDLYRHFDSLKQAIGYVPQDDIIHRELTVYRTLYYVAKLRLSRDVTSNEIAKMIDEVLDVTGLAERRDTPVRQLSGGQRKRVSIAVELVTKPSVIFLDEPTSGLDPATEGKIMRLFKQIADSGRTVVMTTHAMGNVKLFDKIVVLVRGRLVFYGEPDDALKHLGVKNFDELYRRLDDPSETGADSRDSIDRVSAIERTADELKRKYQATPQFKELIEEPLKELSAGHASGTAKRRRLGVFGSIRQWLTLSRRYIEVLLKDRSNLFILLAQAPIIAAMTYLIMGAEQPRDFVYFVVSLVALWFGTSVAAREIIRERPIYKRERMFNLGILPYLGSKIFVLGLIVSVQCFLLFVPLKLLDLSGLMPMPGEFGGIPQFWAMLLTSSVGVALGLLVSAFVKTSEMATSLVPLLLIPQILFSGLVGVPTGLNKVVGLTMPSAWSFDTMKRFSTLDTLEPEGANPRGKTKGMGLYKFVETENEKIISNAKRDLEDFKRIAGPNYQADTSQEPNPLSDRLEVPEMKKVPDDLSSYISYLHPWMNEVLNQVVLMLMFGIMTILSVIVFRLKDRSSY; encoded by the coding sequence ATGAACATCATCCTTGCCGAAGAGAGCGCCGGACAACAAAACGCCGAACGGTCTTTTGGTCAGGACGTCATACTCGTCGGGCGAGACGCCTTTGAGTGCGATATTGCCTTCGACAACGCGCAATATCCGATGGTCTCGCGAAAACACGCCGAACTTCGATGGGCCGGCGGTCAATGGGCGATCATCGATCTTAACTCGAGTTACGGGACATTTGTGAATGGCGTTCGGATCTCGGGTAGCGCAATTCTTGAGGTCGGCTCGTCGATTCAGTTTGGCCAGGACGGCCCGATCCTGCGTGTCGTTTGGTTCGAACTTTCTCAAAGCAATGCCGATGTGGAGATCGCGGCGGCTTCACCCAAAGTGATACACGATCCGTCTCCGCCTGCGGAAGCCCGTCCTGCTGTTTATAGACTGGAATTTGTCGACGAGTCACAACGGCCGCCGCTATCGGTATCGGACGGAAGCCTGTGGCTCGGCCGCGATCCGTCGTGCAATGTTGTATTTGATGCTTCTTCGGCAACGGTCTCGCGGAAGCATGCAGAAATAATCGCAGGTCATGATCAGCTTTCGGTCGTCGATAATAACAGCTTTAACGGGACTCTAGTAAATGGACATCGGATATCGGCTCGGACGACGCTTTCCGATGGAGACACGATCCAGCTCGGGATGGGCGGCCCGCGACTCTGCGTGGTTTCAGCGGCACGGCCAACGCCTGAGGTCGCGGCACGCGTTCAGCATGCCATCGCCCCGCCGACACAGCTGAATGCCCCGACCGATCCGATCTCGTCGAAAACCATGGTCGTCAGCCTGCAGAGTGTCGCTGGCAGTGCAAGAGGGAAGGAGTTCAATGAACCGCAATTGTTGATGACGGCCTCATTTCCGCAAACTGGAACGCTCATCATTGGACGCGACGAATCGAACGATATCAGGCTCGACGGCCTCCAGATCTCAAAAAGACACGCGAAACTGATTCGGACATCGGCGGGCATTGGGGTTGAGGACCTCGGTTCCACAAACGGCGTATTCATCAACGGGTCGCGGGTAACCCGAGGCGAGGTTTCATTCAGCGATTCGATCCAGATCGGATCGTTCGTGATCCGGGTCGATCAGGGTCATCAGGTATTGGTCTACGACACCCGCTCAAAGACCCGTATCGACGTTATCGGCGTCATGACCGAAGTGAAAGACAGATCGCGCGGCGGAAAAGTGAGGTTGCTCGACGAGGTGTCGCTATCGATCAAGCCGAATGAATTCATAGGCCTTATCGGGCCTTCGGGAGCCGGTAAATCGACCTTGATCGAAGCTCTGAACGGTGTCAGACCGGCGACATCCGGTTCGGTGCTGATAAACAAATTGGACCTGTATCGGCACTTCGATTCGCTTAAGCAGGCGATCGGATACGTGCCGCAAGACGACATCATCCACCGTGAGCTGACCGTATACCGAACGCTTTATTACGTAGCAAAGCTTCGGCTTTCGCGCGATGTGACCTCGAATGAGATCGCAAAGATGATCGATGAGGTCCTCGACGTGACAGGCCTTGCCGAACGGCGCGATACGCCGGTACGACAGCTTTCCGGCGGGCAGCGTAAACGCGTTTCGATCGCCGTTGAACTCGTGACGAAACCATCGGTCATATTCCTCGATGAGCCGACGTCCGGCCTTGACCCGGCGACCGAGGGAAAGATAATGCGGCTTTTCAAACAGATCGCCGACTCGGGCCGAACAGTGGTGATGACCACCCATGCGATGGGCAACGTGAAGCTCTTCGACAAGATCGTCGTACTGGTTCGCGGCCGGCTGGTCTTTTACGGAGAGCCCGACGATGCGTTGAAGCATCTCGGCGTAAAGAACTTTGACGAATTGTATCGCAGATTGGATGACCCGAGCGAGACCGGCGCCGATTCGCGTGATTCGATAGATCGGGTCAGTGCGATCGAACGAACGGCCGATGAGTTGAAAAGAAAGTATCAGGCCACCCCGCAGTTCAAAGAGTTGATCGAGGAACCGCTGAAAGAGCTGTCTGCCGGGCATGCCTCGGGCACCGCAAAACGTCGTCGGCTCGGCGTCTTTGGCTCTATCAGGCAATGGCTCACGTTATCGCGGCGGTATATCGAGGTTCTATTGAAGGATCGATCGAATCTCTTTATTCTGCTGGCGCAGGCCCCGATAATTGCTGCAATGACCTATTTGATAATGGGGGCCGAGCAGCCGCGTGATTTCGTTTATTTTGTTGTTTCCTTGGTCGCGCTATGGTTTGGCACGTCGGTCGCGGCACGAGAGATCATTAGGGAACGCCCGATCTATAAACGTGAGCGGATGTTCAACCTCGGCATCCTGCCGTATCTGGGATCAAAGATCTTCGTGCTCGGTTTGATCGTCTCGGTTCAGTGTTTTCTTCTGTTCGTGCCGCTGAAGTTACTTGATCTTTCCGGTCTGATGCCAATGCCCGGCGAATTCGGGGGCATTCCACAATTCTGGGCGATGCTCCTGACCTCGAGCGTCGGCGTCGCGCTCGGGTTGCTAGTTTCGGCGTTCGTAAAAACGTCTGAGATGGCCACGAGCCTCGTCCCGCTTTTACTGATACCGCAGATCTTGTTCTCAGGATTGGTCGGGGTCCCGACCGGATTGAACAAGGTCGTCGGACTGACAATGCCGTCAGCCTGGTCGTTCGACACCATGAAACGATTTTCGACGCTCGATACACTTGAACCGGAAGGTGCGAATCCCAGGGGAAAGACCAAGGGCATGGGACTGTACAAGTTCGTCGAGACCGAGAACGAAAAGATAATTTCGAACGCAAAGCGGGACCTGGAGGATTTCAAGCGCATCGCCGGGCCAAACTATCAGGCTGACACCTCTCAGGAACCGAATCCGTTGTCCGACCGCCTTGAAGTGCCCGAAATGAAAAAGGTCCCCGACGACCTCAGTTCTTACATCTCTTATCTGCATCCGTGGATGAATGAAGTTTTGAATCAGGTTGTCTTAATGCTAATGTTTGGAATAATGACGATCCTTTCGGTGATCGTATTCAGGTTAAAGGATCGGTCTTCTTACTAG
- a CDS encoding TlpA family protein disulfide reductase, producing the protein MFKKVVLQVSLFAVLSVVLSSFSGCASLPSSDTTRSDSNGTDKTPTGSAPGSSGFPPLAEKAAQAEMRHLDGSTSRVADRKGRVVLLNLWATWCKPCLAEVPALVKLQEKYRDRGFEIIGLNTDDGDTKEMIDDFAARLNVNYPLVWASTEMQSTLIRVSKFEGIPQSFLVDRDGRLRGVFRGANPAEIKKMENTVARIVSE; encoded by the coding sequence ATGTTCAAGAAAGTAGTTCTTCAAGTCTCATTATTTGCCGTCCTGTCGGTTGTCTTATCAAGTTTTTCGGGTTGTGCCTCGCTGCCGTCTTCCGACACCACGAGATCCGACTCTAACGGAACTGACAAAACACCGACGGGATCAGCACCCGGCTCATCCGGTTTTCCGCCGCTTGCCGAAAAAGCCGCCCAGGCCGAGATGAGACATCTTGATGGTTCGACGTCACGCGTCGCAGACCGCAAGGGACGCGTCGTGCTACTGAATTTATGGGCTACCTGGTGTAAACCATGTTTGGCCGAAGTGCCGGCGTTGGTGAAGCTGCAGGAAAAATATCGCGATCGGGGTTTCGAGATAATCGGCCTTAACACCGATGATGGTGACACGAAGGAAATGATCGACGATTTTGCAGCGAGGTTGAACGTCAATTATCCATTGGTTTGGGCAAGCACGGAGATGCAGTCGACGCTGATCCGTGTTAGCAAATTTGAAGGGATCCCGCAGAGCTTTCTTGTCGATCGCGACGGCAGGCTTCGCGGCGTTTTTCGCGGAGCAAATCCGGCTGAGATAAAGAAGATGGAAAATACCGTTGCAAGGATCGTCAGCGAGTAG
- a CDS encoding DUF814 domain-containing protein, with the protein MMDRLAFDEIGREIAPALAGRRYGRAFQLSRFEFIFDLRLSGSRYLLINIDPAEPRTYLARRKLREIEKASLKPSPFVQNINARLFDTAVLTVTILADSDVILIDFEPADTADTIGGNSLAVTMTGRSANILLLDNESNVVMVARESGNEGQCVGDRFAPPKRKEPDEPSSPPSDTGDLLTGDTAASLSERLDGYYQKRAAVAKFNKLGALASSKIEKEIKKKRKLLENLDQDLRDHGDAETWKRFGDLLLANVRNAVRESNAFVVTDLFDPGQPLIRIEAVNDDSITETAEKYFRKYAKSRNAAIEISKRRAAVLSDVARLESTKATIGKAIEESDEETLERYVNPAQREPAIASKGKAAGTNSGVRKFISSDGFEILVGKKAKDNDQLTFRIAKSLDTWMHAADYPGSHVVIRNPGRSIIPPKTLLEAAQIAAFYSQGNKQPKAAVHYTQKKFVNKPKGAAPGLVSLASFKTILVEPKISLKLEVPTR; encoded by the coding sequence ATGATGGACCGATTGGCATTTGATGAGATCGGACGAGAGATCGCTCCGGCATTGGCCGGACGGCGTTACGGTCGTGCGTTTCAACTCTCACGTTTTGAATTTATTTTCGATCTCCGACTATCCGGTTCAAGATATTTGTTGATAAACATCGACCCCGCCGAACCTCGCACCTATCTCGCCCGCAGAAAGCTTCGCGAGATCGAGAAAGCGAGTCTGAAACCCAGCCCTTTCGTCCAGAATATCAACGCACGGTTGTTCGATACCGCAGTACTCACGGTCACGATTCTCGCAGACAGCGATGTTATCCTGATCGATTTCGAGCCGGCTGATACAGCAGACACTATCGGCGGCAATTCATTGGCGGTGACGATGACAGGCCGTTCGGCCAATATCCTGCTGCTCGACAACGAATCGAACGTTGTGATGGTCGCCCGCGAGTCGGGTAATGAAGGCCAATGCGTTGGGGATAGATTCGCACCGCCAAAGCGAAAAGAGCCTGACGAACCGTCTTCACCGCCTAGTGACACCGGCGATCTTCTTACAGGCGACACAGCCGCATCGCTATCAGAGAGGCTCGATGGTTACTATCAGAAAAGAGCCGCGGTCGCCAAGTTTAACAAACTGGGTGCTCTCGCCTCGAGCAAGATCGAAAAGGAGATCAAAAAGAAGCGTAAGCTCTTAGAAAACCTCGATCAGGATCTGCGTGACCACGGCGATGCTGAGACCTGGAAACGCTTCGGTGACCTGCTCCTGGCCAACGTCAGAAACGCTGTTCGCGAATCGAATGCATTTGTCGTCACCGATCTGTTTGATCCGGGTCAACCGTTGATCCGAATAGAAGCAGTCAATGACGACTCGATAACCGAAACGGCCGAAAAATACTTTCGCAAATACGCGAAGTCGCGAAACGCAGCGATAGAGATCTCGAAAAGACGCGCGGCCGTTTTGTCGGACGTTGCACGGCTCGAATCGACCAAAGCGACTATCGGAAAGGCGATCGAGGAATCGGACGAAGAAACGCTTGAGAGATATGTGAATCCGGCACAACGGGAGCCGGCAATAGCGAGCAAAGGCAAGGCGGCCGGAACGAACAGCGGGGTACGCAAATTCATTTCGTCGGATGGGTTTGAGATACTGGTCGGCAAAAAGGCCAAGGATAACGATCAGCTAACGTTTCGGATCGCCAAGTCGCTCGACACCTGGATGCACGCTGCTGATTATCCAGGTTCGCACGTCGTGATCCGCAACCCAGGACGCAGCATTATCCCACCAAAGACGCTTCTCGAGGCCGCTCAGATCGCAGCCTTTTACAGTCAGGGAAATAAACAACCAAAGGCGGCTGTTCATTACACACAAAAGAAATTTGTAAATAAACCGAAAGGAGCAGCGCCCGGGCTTGTCAGCTTGGCGAGTTTCAAGACCATCTTGGTCGAGCCGAAGATCTCGCTTAAGTTGGAAGTACCTACTCGCTGA
- a CDS encoding RDD family protein, with protein sequence MNDTVREELESKIGRISGPLAGAAEPKPQLPREAVTKSEPRPIAPPPPVRAFTGEFPSKKTSPTLVEFQSRNATLPDWRLQLQNTVRQRTGGARQEAQTAEVAPVQKPQFATHGATALKTETSPSPESTAHSNARVANALKRIEASRRTFLPEAPSAPVDKRPAANRNHPFNIVSRTQPSIAAPAAARPAVEVPRKPKLVSSLRIEKKGFDTNKLPPLPKPASLSSSFDSQDEPLPIEEFAIPRSGPVENSAGIADERLAVANGPLETDEIDDLAPFSMRFGSGVFDFILSGIATMVILSPFMVSGGTWFSFSGVLTFVATLSIFLFFYLTASISFWGRTFGMRLFSLELIDAEQNAYPSVHQAAVSSAVFLLSIAFGGLGFLTVLFNEERRAIHDIVSGTLLIREV encoded by the coding sequence ATGAACGATACCGTTCGCGAAGAGCTGGAGTCGAAGATCGGCAGGATCTCGGGACCATTGGCAGGTGCGGCTGAGCCAAAGCCGCAATTGCCGCGTGAAGCTGTTACGAAATCCGAACCGCGACCGATCGCCCCGCCACCTCCGGTAAGAGCGTTTACCGGTGAGTTTCCGTCAAAGAAAACCAGCCCGACACTGGTCGAATTTCAGTCTCGCAATGCAACGCTTCCCGACTGGCGCCTTCAGCTGCAAAACACGGTTCGTCAACGTACCGGAGGAGCCAGACAAGAAGCTCAGACGGCCGAAGTCGCACCTGTTCAGAAACCGCAGTTTGCTACGCATGGCGCGACAGCACTAAAGACCGAAACCTCACCTTCACCTGAGTCCACGGCGCATTCGAATGCTCGCGTCGCCAATGCATTGAAGCGTATCGAGGCCTCGCGACGGACGTTTTTGCCCGAAGCACCATCGGCTCCGGTCGACAAAAGGCCTGCCGCAAATCGAAATCACCCGTTCAATATCGTTTCGCGGACACAGCCGTCGATCGCAGCTCCAGCCGCAGCGCGGCCGGCCGTCGAAGTTCCTCGCAAGCCAAAGCTCGTTTCGTCGCTGCGGATCGAAAAGAAAGGGTTTGACACAAACAAGTTGCCGCCGCTTCCGAAGCCTGCATCGCTATCGTCGAGTTTTGATTCACAGGACGAACCGCTTCCGATCGAGGAATTTGCAATTCCGAGGTCGGGACCGGTCGAAAATTCAGCCGGCATCGCTGACGAACGGCTTGCTGTCGCTAACGGCCCGCTTGAGACTGACGAGATCGACGATCTGGCTCCCTTCTCGATGCGTTTTGGTTCAGGGGTATTCGATTTCATTCTTTCCGGGATCGCGACAATGGTGATTCTGTCGCCCTTTATGGTAAGCGGCGGAACGTGGTTCTCGTTTTCGGGAGTTCTAACGTTCGTTGCGACTTTGTCGATATTCCTGTTCTTTTATCTGACGGCCTCGATCAGTTTTTGGGGCAGGACATTTGGAATGCGGCTATTCTCGCTCGAACTGATAGACGCCGAACAGAACGCTTATCCGTCTGTCCATCAGGCGGCAGTCAGCTCGGCAGTTTTTCTGCTTTCTATCGCGTTCGGCGGTTTAGGGTTTCTTACCGTTCTGTTTAATGAGGAGCGACGCGCAATTCACGATATCGTATCGGGAACACTCCTCATTCGCGAAGTTTGA
- a CDS encoding DUF2203 domain-containing protein yields MKLFTVQEANLLIPRVRLKLEMIKRLYENVSRYREPARAAAGASEFGGGMIGGSKYVRSLYDIGKLTTEIGETGVQIKDYTRGLIDFPSMRDDRVVLLCWQLGEPDEIGWWHEIDAGFAGRQPL; encoded by the coding sequence ATGAAGCTCTTTACGGTCCAAGAAGCAAATCTGTTGATACCGCGTGTCAGATTAAAGCTCGAAATGATCAAGCGGCTTTATGAAAACGTGTCACGGTATCGTGAGCCGGCGCGAGCGGCGGCCGGTGCGTCAGAATTTGGCGGCGGAATGATCGGCGGTTCGAAGTACGTCCGATCGCTTTACGACATCGGAAAACTGACCACGGAGATCGGCGAGACAGGCGTCCAGATCAAGGACTACACGCGCGGACTGATCGATTTTCCATCGATGAGGGACGATCGAGTCGTCCTCCTTTGCTGGCAACTAGGCGAACCCGATGAGATCGGTTGGTGGCACGAGATCGATGCGGGTTTTGCGGGCCGTCAGCCATTGTGA
- a CDS encoding NYN domain-containing protein, whose product MQFDTSTGSSWKFGHRGRVAVFIDGNNLFHAARFHTIDIDYNKLLRILLGDGRLLRAFFYTGVDAGAERQQGFLLWMRRNGFRVVQKELKTFYDGTRKANLDVEIAVDMLSLAGRYDTAVLVSGDEDFVYAVNAVAYKGCRVEVAGFRSNTAPRLIDVADFFIDLGEIAELIRKDGSLQEDYEVGSFISSQDMPVPDIIRGQSREPLVRGVRTPPIDSVFSDDDRDDITGFRHPNGDR is encoded by the coding sequence ATGCAGTTCGATACCTCTACGGGATCTTCGTGGAAATTCGGTCACCGCGGACGTGTAGCCGTTTTCATCGACGGCAACAACCTTTTTCACGCTGCTCGTTTTCACACGATCGACATCGATTACAACAAGCTTCTTCGAATACTTTTGGGCGATGGCAGGCTTCTGCGTGCCTTCTTCTACACCGGCGTAGACGCCGGCGCCGAACGCCAGCAGGGTTTCCTGCTGTGGATGCGGCGGAATGGATTTCGGGTCGTACAGAAGGAATTAAAGACGTTCTACGATGGAACGCGAAAGGCAAACCTCGATGTCGAGATCGCCGTCGATATGCTCAGCCTGGCGGGCCGCTACGATACGGCCGTACTTGTCTCGGGCGATGAGGACTTCGTTTACGCCGTAAATGCGGTCGCGTATAAAGGCTGCCGTGTCGAAGTTGCCGGGTTCCGGTCGAACACTGCTCCTCGATTGATCGACGTTGCCGACTTTTTTATCGATCTAGGCGAGATCGCGGAGCTGATCCGAAAGGACGGCAGTCTGCAGGAAGATTACGAAGTAGGTTCGTTCATCTCCAGCCAGGATATGCCGGTTCCCGACATCATTCGCGGACAATCGCGAGAGCCGTTGGTTCGCGGTGTGAGAACTCCGCCGATCGATTCAGTATTCTCAGACGACGACCGTGACGATATCACGGGCTTTCGCCATCCGAATGGTGATCGATGA
- the rlmB gene encoding 23S rRNA (guanosine(2251)-2'-O)-methyltransferase RlmB yields MKRSGPRQNEKLRDDTGRAKRDLPRPKFERAAASAHLIYGVLPVLEALRGNARRIDKVYITDGAREHRLREISELARKNGIAVNLISRDNMSSMVPAEANHQGVVAAASAAEYTSETELLESAGDGALFVILDGIEDPRNFGAILRTVECAGADGIFIPERRAVGLTETAAKSSAGATEYVKVAKVPNVNRLIEELKTRNVWVVGTSGDASLDYTDWDWSQNSALVLGNEGSGLHRLVAENCDVLVRIPMYGRIDSLNVSVAAGVILFEARRQRAAKAEHALE; encoded by the coding sequence ATGAAAAGATCAGGGCCACGTCAAAATGAAAAGCTGCGGGATGATACTGGTCGGGCCAAGCGAGATCTGCCTCGGCCGAAGTTCGAGCGGGCGGCCGCATCCGCTCATTTGATCTACGGAGTTTTACCGGTTCTGGAAGCGCTGCGGGGAAACGCTCGCCGGATCGACAAGGTCTATATCACCGACGGGGCAAGGGAGCACCGTCTTCGCGAAATAAGCGAACTTGCAAGAAAGAACGGCATCGCGGTGAACCTGATCTCGCGCGATAACATGTCGTCAATGGTTCCGGCTGAAGCGAACCATCAGGGTGTCGTCGCCGCCGCTTCGGCGGCCGAATATACGTCGGAGACCGAACTGTTGGAAAGCGCCGGCGACGGAGCATTGTTTGTGATTCTGGACGGGATCGAAGACCCGAGGAACTTTGGAGCGATACTTCGTACGGTCGAGTGCGCCGGAGCTGACGGCATTTTCATCCCGGAACGGCGAGCGGTCGGTTTGACCGAAACGGCGGCAAAATCGTCTGCGGGCGCGACTGAATACGTTAAGGTTGCGAAGGTCCCAAATGTGAACCGACTGATCGAAGAACTGAAAACCCGAAACGTATGGGTCGTCGGGACCAGCGGCGATGCTTCGCTCGATTACACAGATTGGGACTGGAGCCAGAATTCTGCACTCGTTCTCGGGAATGAGGGAAGCGGGCTCCATCGCCTGGTTGCCGAAAACTGCGACGTCTTGGTCAGGATCCCGATGTATGGAAGAATAGATTCCTTGAACGTATCTGTGGCAGCCGGCGTAATATTGTTCGAGGCACGACGACAGAGAGCCGCGAAGGCCGAGCACGCGCTCGAGTGA
- a CDS encoding zinc ribbon domain-containing protein has product MFCPKCGTKNPDDGKYCRSCGVDLGNVSAALAGKKPSMLGDLDQDLGLGLASDDFAEKRRRNDPDEVYGDGVKAIISGVGFLIVSIALFTTGVAGGHAWWWAMLFPAFSFLAKGISDLVKAKRMASSRALSSTVHQNTIGGPQASESLPPAMTNFVAPESRYKTGDLVPPSVTDSTTKLLELDTEGQTMTLPKK; this is encoded by the coding sequence ATGTTTTGTCCAAAATGTGGAACTAAGAACCCTGACGACGGCAAGTATTGCCGAAGCTGCGGAGTCGATCTAGGGAATGTTTCGGCGGCATTGGCGGGCAAAAAGCCATCGATGCTTGGCGACCTCGATCAAGATCTTGGATTAGGTTTGGCAAGCGACGATTTTGCCGAAAAGCGGCGTCGAAACGATCCGGATGAGGTCTATGGAGATGGTGTAAAGGCTATAATCAGCGGCGTCGGCTTTCTGATCGTATCGATCGCGTTGTTTACAACGGGCGTTGCGGGTGGTCATGCATGGTGGTGGGCAATGCTGTTTCCGGCTTTCTCGTTTCTGGCGAAGGGAATCTCGGATCTCGTAAAGGCGAAACGAATGGCATCGTCGAGGGCGCTTTCATCAACAGTTCATCAAAACACCATCGGAGGCCCACAGGCATCGGAATCGCTGCCGCCGGCGATGACCAACTTTGTCGCGCCGGAATCCCGATATAAGACGGGCGACCTGGTGCCGCCAAGCGTCACAGACAGTACGACAAAACTTCTCGAACTCGACACTGAGGGCCAAACGATGACATTGCCCAAAAAATAG
- a CDS encoding SDR family oxidoreductase, which translates to MTTNERKIAVVTGAASGIGRALAIRFGRAGYGGVAITDVNEFGLSETADEIERLGVAVLAQKADVSDRVQVDALRDRTLERFGRVSHLVNNAGVGLIGRFDQLSIDDFEWLMGINFWGVVNGCKAFLPTLLDQPESAIVNISSVFGLIAPEEQSAYSASKFAVRGFTESLRHELEGTSVFVTCVHPGGIRTNIVRNSRVGKDAPDEWKQQGTKLFEKVAKTSSEEAANVIFEGIAKRDTRILIGKDARSISHISRMFPKRYLRIIERLNGHKMSLRKK; encoded by the coding sequence ATGACGACGAATGAGCGGAAGATAGCAGTCGTAACGGGTGCGGCGTCGGGTATCGGTCGGGCGCTCGCGATCAGATTTGGACGCGCCGGTTACGGTGGCGTTGCGATCACCGACGTAAACGAATTCGGACTAAGTGAAACGGCCGATGAGATCGAGAGGCTTGGGGTTGCCGTCCTTGCGCAGAAAGCCGACGTCAGCGATCGAGTTCAGGTTGACGCGCTTCGTGATCGCACTCTCGAACGATTCGGCCGTGTCTCGCATTTGGTGAATAATGCCGGTGTCGGATTGATCGGCCGATTCGATCAGCTCTCGATCGACGATTTTGAATGGTTGATGGGCATTAATTTTTGGGGTGTCGTGAATGGCTGCAAGGCCTTTTTGCCAACGCTGTTGGATCAGCCTGAATCTGCGATCGTGAACATCTCAAGCGTTTTCGGCCTGATCGCCCCCGAGGAGCAGAGCGCTTATTCAGCGTCAAAATTTGCCGTTCGCGGTTTCACTGAGAGCCTCAGGCACGAGCTAGAGGGCACAAGTGTCTTCGTCACATGCGTCCATCCCGGCGGCATAAGGACCAACATCGTCAGAAACTCGCGGGTCGGCAAAGACGCTCCCGATGAATGGAAGCAGCAGGGCACGAAACTATTCGAAAAGGTCGCGAAGACGAGTAGTGAAGAAGCGGCGAATGTAATTTTCGAAGGAATAGCGAAACGCGATACGAGAATATTGATAGGGAAAGACGCTCGATCAATAAGCCATATTTCCAGGATGTTCCCGAAACGGTATCTACGGATAATTGAGAGACTCAACGGCCACAAGATGAGCCTTCGGAAAAAGTGA